The genomic window tattctCGGAGCTCTTTGGTTTCAAGAGGAAACACCTTCAGTATAAAATCAGACCTGCATGTGAACATACAAAGGTCCCAGAACCTACGCAGTAGGTAAACACTATGTACACAGTCATGTATGTACACTTTACTACATGTAAACATTATGTACACGCGTTATAAAAGATTCACACTCATCCATCAGCGAGCGTCTCGTTACATTCAGAGGATTTCACATCTTCTTATTTCAGGAGTTTGGTCCTGAGAGTTTTTTAACTGTCTCTGCTGAAGGTTCAAGTTCATGTCCCGCCCACTTTTATAACTCTAACAGACGCTGTCATTGACTACAGTGGCTGCAGAGGCTCATAATGACGCAGCAGctcaggaagtcacagaaacacagtgaggTGTTTGACTCCTCCtccatgacctctgacctcctcaCCATCAGACCAATAATAAGACGAACAGTTTGTCAGTCAGATATgtgagtttttcttttaaaggcaGAGTTTCAGTCTGAGGTCGAAGGTCACGGCAGGACAGGACAATTTCCTGTCCGTCAACAGTTGTTGGAGCCGTGGGGGGAGGGGAGCTCCGACTGAGGACTCCCCATCGGAGAGGAGCAAGAAGAGGAGTAAAGGTGGGGGGACGGTGAGGAGGCATAGAGATGTGACAGTGACGAGGAGGAGGTGAAGCAgggggagaaggaggaagaggaggaggaggaggaggggaaggaggagCTGTGAGCGGGGGAGGAGTAAGAGGAGCagggggaggaggtgggagGGGAGGAGTAGGCGGGGGGCTTGTTGATGGGGATGGGATCAGAGGAGGCTGAGCTCCTGTCGCTCTTGCGCTCCCGCTGTCGCTGGTGGATCTTGGCGTGCCTCTTGCGCTCATCACTGCGTGCGAACTTGCGTCCGCACTCGGCGCAGGCGAACGGCTTCTCGCCAGTGTGTGTGCGGATGTGCGTCGTCAGGTGGTCGCTGCGGCTGAAGCTGCGCATGCAGATGCGGCACTGGAAAGGCTTCTGGCCCGTGTGCACACGCACGTGGCGAGTGAGCTCGTCAGAGCGGGAGAAGCGGCGGTCGCAGCCGTCGGCGGGGCAGGCATATGGACGCTCGTGTGGTGGCGTCTTGCACTGCCGACTGGCAGGGGACTTCCTGATTCGGTTGGGTTTGGTGACCAGGGATTGGTAGGTGGGGCCAGAGGCGGAGCCTTGAGGCTGCATCTGGATCTGCGAGGAGAAGGATTTGATGGTGGAGAGTGGCGTGAGCGGCGGAGGGTTCTGCGGCAGTTCTGGCTTCTGATCCTGGATCAGGCTGAGCTCGTCCTCCTGCGGCTGTGACAGCAGGTAGTCGGGGAGCATCGGCACCACCAGGGAGGGCGGCTGGAGGCCAAgcctggaggaggagctggggtaGGCGGGCGgaggaccctgtggctggaagGCCATGGGCTCCGGCCGAGATTCAgcaggggggaggaggaggttggAGCTGGCGGCAGAGGTGTACGTTGGCGTTGCAGAGAACACTGAGGTGACATcacctgagccacagctgaTCTGGATGGAGCTGAGGCTCGATGGTGTTGTCACcgatgatgtcactgatgacGAAGAGAAGGGGAGGCTGCAGGCTGAAGGGGGAGGAGCCCCAACACTGACCAAACCGGTGAACAGGCTGAGGAGAGGCTCCGCCCACAGGCTGCCACTGGAGGCGGGCTCAAAGGTGAAGCGGCCGCTGTAGGCCAGAGGGGGGAGGCGAGGGGTGAGAGGGGCGAGAGTCTGCAGGTCCAGGTCCGCCAGAGAGtctgagacagaaacacagaagaaCCGCAGGTCAGAGTTCAatcaacaggaaacagctgaagtttactctgctctgattggctgcaacGAGGATGACATCAAACGAGCTGCAACACTGAATCTGACAAATATTTATACTCTGTGTCTCAACTTCAGATTTAAACTCAGAGAaccaagaaatctttaaaaccCTGATCTGATCTCAGATCACAAACAGTCCTGACGTCACATACGAAgcttgtttat from Epinephelus lanceolatus isolate andai-2023 chromosome 11, ASM4190304v1, whole genome shotgun sequence includes these protein-coding regions:
- the LOC117261444 gene encoding early growth response protein 1-like, with amino-acid sequence MAATKAELLLSALQISDPLAGLPPPLSPLDGFSKLEELQMLLQNAAAGGSLLAASAAEGAGLLSGEPGEYGDSLADLDLQTLAPLTPRLPPLAYSGRFTFEPASSGSLWAEPLLSLFTGLVSVGAPPPSACSLPFSSSSVTSSVTTPSSLSSIQISCGSGDVTSVFSATPTYTSAASSNLLLPPAESRPEPMAFQPQGPPPAYPSSSSRLGLQPPSLVVPMLPDYLLSQPQEDELSLIQDQKPELPQNPPPLTPLSTIKSFSSQIQMQPQGSASGPTYQSLVTKPNRIRKSPASRQCKTPPHERPYACPADGCDRRFSRSDELTRHVRVHTGQKPFQCRICMRSFSRSDHLTTHIRTHTGEKPFACAECGRKFARSDERKRHAKIHQRQRERKSDRSSASSDPIPINKPPAYSSPPTSSPCSSYSSPAHSSSFPSSSSSSSSFSPCFTSSSSLSHLYASSPSPHLYSSSCSSPMGSPQSELPSPHGSNNC